Below is a window of Candidatus Wallbacteria bacterium DNA.
TTCAGAGCTATCCAGCCCGCGTAACGTCCCATGACTTCCACGACCATCACCCGCTGATGAGCTTCAGCAGTGGAATGAAGCCGGTCTATGCACTCTGTAGCAAAAGAAACCGCAGAATCAAATCCAAAAGTAATCACGGTTTCGTCAAGGTCATTGTCAATGGTTTTGGGAACGCCGACGACCTTCAGACCCTTCTGGGCAAACGAATTGGCAATAGTCAGCGAGCCGTCACCGCCGATTGCAACCAGAGCGTCGATTTTATTGGCGCGGAACGCATCCATGATTTCGCTGGTGCGGTCTGTTTCCACAAGTTTGCCGTCCGGTCCAGGCATGGGAAATTTAAGAGGATTGCCCTTATTGGTGGTCCCCAGGATCGTGCCACCCAGGTGGGTGATTCCGCGGACAGTTTTTTGAGTCAGATGGATCAGCCCGCCTTCCGGATATCTCTCAGGAAGAAACAGTCCGTTGTAACCGTCACGGATGCCTACACATTCCCACCCAAGATTCAAGGCAGAGATGGTGGCAGCTCTGATCACAGCATTCAGGCCAGGGGCATCTCCACCTCCTGTATTGATGGCGATGCGCTTGATTTCATTTTTTTTCATGTGCCACTCCATTTTATTGTTGAAGAAAATTTTACCAGATTTTTTTAAAAGTGGCTAGAGCTGGTTTCTTGAATCAGGAATGAAATTCAGGTTATATGTATGTATGAACTGGAAATTCTGTCTTGCACTGATTTTAATTGCTGCCGGATCCTGTCTG
It encodes the following:
- a CDS encoding 6-phosphofructokinase; the protein is MKKNEIKRIAINTGGGDAPGLNAVIRAATISALNLGWECVGIRDGYNGLFLPERYPEGGLIHLTQKTVRGITHLGGTILGTTNKGNPLKFPMPGPDGKLVETDRTSEIMDAFRANKIDALVAIGGDGSLTIANSFAQKGLKVVGVPKTIDNDLDETVITFGFDSAVSFATECIDRLHSTAEAHQRVMVVEVMGRYAGWIAL